A DNA window from Primulina tabacum isolate GXHZ01 chromosome 12, ASM2559414v2, whole genome shotgun sequence contains the following coding sequences:
- the LOC142520978 gene encoding protein TUNICAMYCIN INDUCED 1 has protein sequence MVSRNFTLILCIILQTLWLIHSSIIPPPPPFNLSHFLFPRVTAIHESQLSPQPTHFLQNVLNAITIKEKWALEDIRVSELKVKKAKYDIVPRYEFRVRVGKSEIVLKMHEQPSEWKKLNVSSDFEYLAKKIGSEAVIDSFKIEGPFELQVMGDDDQLSVTLPSNTSHSGLRRISVGEGISLEVKSAEEISIFLTSNRNQLLYGSFTYRKGNGVESIWSDSCSALPTIRIIGSASVVAYRDRQPSAHIKVIFSSVNAIKLLSNKCYIWPNYEKSRHPSRSLSIRIAFLERILRSYLNLKPNPISSLGSLKARIRASAIIHFHLELERGIRSNDTYWNTLADWRTRPTVERALYDVAARMEGVILKPVVIKRIRPFVDADSFAWSSLLSNLSFTKLPSMLVSPEALTLDVKW, from the exons ATGGTCAGCCGAAATTTCACGCTGATTTTGTGTATTATCCTCCAAACCCTTTGGCTGATTCACTCATCAATCATCCCTCCGCCACCACCCTTCAACCTCTCCCACTTCCTCTTTCCGAGAGTAACAGCCATCCATGAATCGCAGCTCAGCCCCCAGCCCACTCATTTTTTACAG AATGTTTTGAATGCTATTACTATTAAGGAGAAATGGGCATTGGAGGACATTCGGGTATCAGAATTGAAAGTAAAGAAAGCCAAGTATGATATAGTTCCGAGATATGAGTTTCGTGTTCGAGTTGGGAAGAGTGAAATTGTTCTTAAGATGCATGAGCAGCCTTCGGAATGGAAGAAATTGAATGTATCATCAGACTTTGAGTATTTGGCTAAGAAAATTGGGTCAGAGGCTGTAATTGATAGTTTTAAAATTGAGGGTCCTTTCGAGTTACAGGTTATGGGAGATGATGATCAGCTTTCAGTAACATTACCG TCAAACACTTCACACTCTGGTCTAAGGCGAATATCAGTTGGTGAAGGCATCAGTTTAGAAGTGAAAAGTGCCGAAGAAATTTCCATATTTCTTACTTCTAACCGTAATCAACTTTTATATGGTAGTTTCACCTATAGGAAAGGGAACGGGGTTGAATCTATTTGGTCTGATTCATGCTCAGCTTTACCAACCATACGTATTATTGGATCTGCTTCTGTTGTTGCATACAGAGATCGACAACCTTCTGCACATATCAAGGTCATCTTTTCCTCCGTAAATGCAATCAAATTATTATCTAATAAATGCTACATCTGGCCAAACTATGAGAAATCGAGGCATCCTTCTAGATCTTTGAGCATTAGAATAGCGTTTCTTGAAAGAATATTGAGGAGCTATCTCAACTTAAAACCCAATCCCATTTCTTCTTTGGGATCTCTCAAGGCAAGAATCAGAGCATCAGCCATAATTCACTTCCATTTGGAACTGGAAAGAGGGATCAGAAGTAATGATACATATTGGAATACTTTAGCCGACTGGAGAACGAGGCCTACTGTTGAGCGTGCCTTGTATGATGTTGCAGCAAGAATGGAAGGCGTGATCCTGAAACCCGTAGTGATCAAGAGGATCAGACCCTTTGTCGACGCAGATTCATTTGCATGGAGTAGTTTGTTATCGAATCTTTCATTTACAAAGTTGCCCTCAATGCTCGTCTCTCCCGAGGCACTAACCCTTGATGTAAAATGGTAG
- the LOC142521479 gene encoding nucleobase-ascorbate transporter 3-like, producing MVETGHHHHHQPPPSQPPPPLGAARGPLFPPAEQLLQLNYCIHSNPSLVQTVVLAFQHFVVMLGTTVLIANTIVSPMGGGPGDRARVIQSLLFMSGVNTLLQTWFGTRLPTVMGPSFAYVISVLGIVNDISGDTFPDDQERFTHTIRTIQGALIVSSFVNIILGYSSAWGKFTRYFSPVIIVPAVCVVGLGLFARGFPQLANCMEIGLPMLILLIISQQYLQHIHSVARPMLERYALLVCVGVIWAFAAILTVAGAYNNVREQTKLSCRTDRSYLMSSAPWIKIPYPFQWGTPIFRASHVFGMMGAALVSSAESTGTFYAAARLAGATSPPAFVISRSIGLQGIGQLIEGIFGSIVGTTASVENVGLLGLTRVGSRRVVQISTAFMIFFSIFGKFGAFFASIPLPIFAAIYCILYGFVAAVGISFIQFTNSNSMRNIYVLGVSLFLGISVPQYFVMNTDVSGHGPVRTNAGWFNDILNTIFSSPPTVALIVGTILDNTLEAHHAFEDRGLPWFVPFQSWKGDSRNEEFYSYPLRINEYIPSRFL from the exons ATGGTGGAGACAGGGCATCATCACCACCACCAGCCACCGCCGAGTCAGCCGCCACCGCCACTTGGTGCCGCAAGAGGGCCTCTTTTCCCACCTGCGGAACAGCTTTTGCAGCTTAATTACTGCATCCACTCCAACCCATCTCTGG TGCAAACTGTGGTGCTAGCTTTCCAACACTTCGTTGTGATGCTTGGAACAACTGTATTGATTGCCAATACAATCGTATCTCCGATGGGTGGCGGTCCT GGCGATAGAGCTCGAGTGATTCAGTCATTGCTCTTTATGTCAGGAGTGAACACCCTTTTGCAAACATGGTTTGGCACACGCCTTCCAACGGTGATGGGCCCTTCATTTGCTTATGTTATATCGGTACTGGGAATTGTTAACGATATATCTGGTGATACATTTCCAGATGACCAAGAG CGGTTCACTCACACAATAAGAACTATTCAAGGAGCATTGATAGTGTCGTCATTTGTGAACATCATACTTGGATATAGCAGTGCCTGGGGAAAATTTACCAg GTACTTTAGTCCAGTGATCATAGTGCCAGCTGTTTGTGTAGTAGGTCTTGGTTTATTTGCTAGAGGCTTTCCACAg CTCGCTAATTGTATGGAAATTGGCCTACCCATGTTGATTTTGCTTATTATCTCTCAACAA TACCTGCAACACATCCATTCAGTTGCTCGACCTATGCTGGAGAGGTATGCTTTGCTTGTGTGTGTTGGAGTTATCTGGGCTTTTGCTGCGATTCTCACTGTTGCAGGTGCTTACAACAATGTTCGTGAGCAGACTAAATTAAGCTGTCGTACGGACCGTTCTTATCTCATGTCATCTGCTCCATG gATCAAGATTCCATATCCTTTCCAGTGGGGTACACCGATATTTAGGGCAAGCCATGTATTTGGGATGATGGGCGCTGCTCTTGTTTCTTCTGCAGAG TCGACTGGAACATTTTATGCTGCAGCCCGGCTTGCTGGTGCTACTTCACCTCCTGCATTTGTCATTAGCCGGAGCATTGGTCTGCAG GGTATAGGCCAGCTGATTGAAGGAATATTTGGTTCCATTGTTGGAACTACAGCTTCTGT AGAAAATGTCGGGCTCCTGGGATTAACACGTGTTGGGAGCAGAAGAGTGGTTCAGATATCCACTGCTTTTATGATCTTCTTTTCCATATTTG GAAAATTTGGTGCGTTTTTTGCATCAATTCCATTGCCGATATTTGCTGCTATATATTGTATCTTATATGGCTTTGTTG CTGCTGTTGGGATTTCATTTATACAGTTTACAAATAGCAACTCAATGCGAAACATCTACGTATTGGGCGTCTCTTTGTTCTTGGGTATATCTGTTCCCCAATATTTTGTGATGAACACAGATGTGTCTGGACATGGACCTGTCAGAACGAATGCGGGATGG TTCAATGATATATTGAATACGATATTCTCTTCACCACCAACCGTGGCCCTAATAGTTGGGACGATCCTAGACAACACACTTGAAGCTCATCATGCATTTGAAGACAGAGGACTTCCATGGTTCGTGCCGTTCCAGAGTTGGAAGGGCGATAGTAGAAACGAGGAGTTTTACAGTTATCCTTTGAGAATAAACGAGTACATTCCCTCAAGATTTCTCTGA